The Stygiolobus azoricus genome window below encodes:
- a CDS encoding DUF973 family protein — translation MSNSNTQYNYTPYNNNPTSTQPSSQANLVKYVKVGEVYLNGMVRLHLYSLGQVYLLSAQIDGTSYTSQVINPRYLMKGYNEVTIYFSSMLNSLRVGERVIVMLITADNDTVGIPAVVLA, via the coding sequence ATGAGTAACTCTAATACCCAGTATAATTACACTCCCTATAATAATAATCCAACTTCTACTCAACCATCTTCTCAAGCAAATTTAGTGAAATACGTGAAAGTGGGTGAAGTTTACCTAAACGGAATGGTAAGGTTACATTTGTATTCTTTAGGGCAAGTCTATTTACTGTCAGCACAAATAGACGGTACCTCCTATACCTCTCAAGTTATTAATCCACGGTATTTGATGAAGGGATATAATGAGGTAACGATATATTTTTCTAGTATGCTCAACTCATTAAGGGTAGGAGAGAGAGTTATAGTTATGCTAATAACAGCCGATAATGATACTGTAGGCATTCCAGCGGTTGTTTTAGCGTAA
- a CDS encoding helix-turn-helix transcriptional regulator: MKGERMIILRGLLPVFVSFIIYKRGKRARAADIVKDLQCLYGKPIPKSLVFTTLKRLIRYGVVEKETDGNRTFYILNEDGEVFLIRHIEILKNLNVVIQKVIKEMENNG; the protein is encoded by the coding sequence ATGAAAGGAGAACGAATGATAATATTGCGAGGACTGCTGCCAGTTTTTGTCTCATTTATAATCTACAAAAGGGGAAAAAGAGCAAGAGCAGCAGATATAGTAAAAGATTTACAGTGCTTATACGGAAAACCTATACCAAAGAGCCTGGTCTTCACGACCCTGAAACGATTGATAAGATATGGGGTAGTTGAAAAAGAGACTGACGGAAATAGAACCTTTTATATCTTAAATGAGGACGGTGAAGTATTTTTAATTAGACATATTGAGATTTTAAAGAATTTAAATGTGGTCATACAAAAAGTAATAAAAGAAATGGAAAATAACGGATAA
- a CDS encoding ABC transporter ATP-binding protein: MNVIELRNVEVVYQGRAKPSLVVHDFHVEEGESILIVGKSGSGKSTLVNVINGVIPNMINANVKGEINVFGKDPRKTPIFDITKEVGTVLQDPEMQVFNHKVIDEIAFGPENLMLPPEEIMNRVIEASKITGVQELLDMETIKLSGGELQRTVIASVLAMNPKALVLDEPTSNIDPEGTAQIFSLVKKFRQEKKTLIIVEHKLERVLPYVDRVVLVDKGRLVFDVKKEELFDKAQLLREAGVEVPDYYLHFGARKSLKDYVYIPPPRMKGDSIILDTKVKVWDKKSGKIIVDTSLSLRRGEITALMGKNGAGKSTLLKAIMGILDRTLKSEVKLIVERKDLSKSSIMERGAYIGYLPQNFDVMFIKRTVEDEVAFAMKNRGIYSRGRLDEILKLFSLYEIRREDPLMLSMGQRRRVAMASVIASGSKVLLMDEPTSGQDWYHREMLGKEIHYLRDKGFSFLIVTHDSRFVDKFCDRVLVMEKGRIVADDKPEEIFSKEGLGIYPPTEYLVMKYGSMEFSL, encoded by the coding sequence GTGAACGTAATAGAGCTAAGAAACGTAGAGGTGGTATATCAAGGAAGAGCCAAACCGTCTCTGGTAGTTCATGATTTCCACGTAGAAGAAGGAGAATCTATTTTAATAGTAGGTAAGTCTGGATCCGGTAAGTCAACACTTGTAAACGTAATTAATGGCGTAATCCCTAATATGATTAATGCTAATGTAAAAGGGGAAATAAATGTATTCGGTAAGGATCCAAGGAAGACTCCTATTTTCGATATTACAAAAGAAGTAGGGACAGTTTTACAAGATCCTGAGATGCAGGTTTTTAATCACAAGGTCATAGATGAAATAGCTTTCGGTCCAGAGAATCTGATGTTACCCCCCGAGGAGATAATGAACAGAGTTATCGAGGCATCGAAGATTACTGGAGTTCAAGAACTCTTAGATATGGAGACTATCAAGCTTTCTGGAGGTGAGTTACAAAGGACAGTAATTGCTTCAGTCTTGGCTATGAACCCTAAGGCTTTAGTCCTAGATGAACCTACCTCTAACATAGATCCTGAGGGAACGGCTCAAATTTTCTCGCTTGTGAAGAAGTTCAGGCAGGAGAAAAAGACGTTGATAATCGTTGAACATAAGTTGGAGAGGGTTTTACCTTATGTTGATAGAGTAGTTTTAGTAGACAAAGGTAGGTTAGTTTTTGACGTTAAAAAAGAGGAGCTTTTCGATAAGGCTCAACTCTTAAGGGAGGCTGGGGTGGAAGTCCCTGATTACTATTTGCACTTTGGAGCTCGTAAATCCCTAAAAGATTACGTGTATATACCTCCCCCTAGGATGAAAGGGGACAGTATAATTTTAGACACCAAGGTGAAAGTTTGGGACAAGAAGTCAGGTAAGATTATAGTAGACACATCTTTATCCTTACGTAGGGGTGAAATAACTGCACTGATGGGAAAGAACGGTGCCGGAAAGTCTACTCTGTTAAAGGCGATCATGGGTATTTTAGACCGTACGTTGAAGTCAGAGGTAAAGTTAATTGTTGAGAGGAAGGACTTAAGTAAGTCGAGTATCATGGAAAGGGGTGCGTACATTGGATACTTACCTCAAAACTTTGACGTGATGTTTATAAAAAGAACAGTTGAAGATGAGGTAGCTTTTGCTATGAAAAATAGAGGTATTTATAGTAGGGGGAGGCTGGACGAAATACTGAAGCTGTTTTCTTTATACGAAATAAGGCGTGAAGACCCTTTAATGCTGTCAATGGGACAGAGGAGGAGGGTGGCTATGGCTTCAGTCATTGCCTCTGGTTCTAAAGTACTTTTAATGGATGAGCCCACGAGCGGACAGGATTGGTATCACAGAGAGATGTTGGGAAAAGAAATTCATTACCTCAGAGATAAGGGATTTTCCTTCCTAATAGTTACGCACGACTCAAGGTTTGTAGACAAGTTCTGCGATAGAGTGTTGGTTATGGAAAAGGGAAGGATAGTTGCTGACGATAAACCGGAGGAAATATTTTCCAAAGAAGGGCTTGGGATCTATCCTCCAACGGAGTATTTGGTGATGAAATATGGTTCCATGGAATTTTCTTTATGA
- a CDS encoding phospholipase C, which translates to MKSIIKNSIMLSFVLLILLSPIASSETLTATPIKHVIIIIEENHSFDNLFGTYPFGWPPIVNNITLSVMWPEGLYTSYTQLQQSKDGVLSYITVPNVPWFPLAGISHPYYANSWDTVDPYEGWSSYHGDYWFGKPIGFVYYSDPQSMAYFSYQQVGILWDYAEEYVLADNYYAPVLGLTEPNRVAYLTGAPPNFFTDSASNVIPINQTIFYQLSSYGISWGYFVYDYQGGIPWPLNAFIGIQQYKSHIHGLTAFFNDLKDGELPSVSWVMLIGCGDDKYDMHPPYNVTEGAVELSNIINHVMESPCWNSTVIFITFDEGGGYYDQITPPAINTMGLGQRIPLLIISPYAKEAWIDNYTLSGYTLLGFIDYNWHLPWLTKWVENSDVEGILQAFNFSSKPRPPIILTPNNWTYPIPLQYPVHYGYIAKVSQGQSYAQVYPAPAISFLFPMTFTGFVLIVASFLIRSKRKFLLDLSLVLMVLVTGIALYYNSSFVIYSFVVNYYTYSGLIGFLVAGALRLRSSNKVRKSVYK; encoded by the coding sequence ATGAAATCTATAATTAAGAATTCAATCATGCTATCTTTCGTACTATTAATTTTACTCTCTCCAATAGCTTCTTCAGAGACCCTTACTGCTACTCCTATAAAGCACGTCATTATCATAATCGAAGAAAACCACTCTTTTGACAACTTGTTCGGGACATATCCCTTTGGATGGCCTCCTATAGTGAATAATATTACTCTATCTGTCATGTGGCCTGAAGGACTTTACACCAGTTATACTCAATTACAACAGTCTAAAGACGGAGTCCTGAGTTATATCACGGTACCTAACGTCCCTTGGTTTCCGTTGGCTGGTATATCTCATCCCTACTATGCTAATTCATGGGATACGGTAGACCCTTACGAAGGTTGGTCTTCATATCACGGGGACTACTGGTTCGGAAAACCGATAGGCTTTGTCTATTACTCTGACCCTCAGTCTATGGCTTACTTTTCCTATCAGCAAGTAGGGATATTATGGGATTATGCTGAGGAATATGTTTTAGCAGATAATTACTACGCCCCGGTACTAGGACTTACAGAGCCTAACAGAGTAGCTTACCTAACCGGTGCTCCTCCTAACTTCTTTACCGATAGTGCTTCTAACGTAATTCCAATTAATCAGACAATATTCTATCAACTAAGTTCTTACGGAATCTCGTGGGGCTATTTCGTTTATGACTATCAGGGAGGTATTCCTTGGCCGTTAAATGCGTTCATAGGAATTCAACAATACAAATCCCATATTCACGGCCTAACCGCGTTCTTTAACGACCTTAAGGACGGTGAGTTACCATCAGTAAGTTGGGTTATGTTAATAGGATGTGGCGATGATAAGTATGACATGCACCCACCTTACAACGTCACTGAGGGTGCCGTCGAGCTTAGTAACATTATAAACCACGTAATGGAGAGCCCTTGTTGGAACTCAACAGTAATATTCATAACGTTTGACGAAGGAGGAGGTTATTACGACCAAATCACCCCGCCTGCGATTAACACAATGGGCTTAGGACAAAGGATTCCTTTGCTTATAATATCCCCTTATGCTAAAGAGGCATGGATAGACAACTACACGCTTTCCGGTTATACTCTTTTGGGTTTTATAGACTATAATTGGCATTTACCGTGGCTTACGAAGTGGGTAGAGAATAGCGATGTAGAAGGTATTTTACAAGCTTTCAACTTCTCTTCGAAGCCAAGACCTCCAATAATTTTGACGCCTAATAACTGGACTTATCCAATACCTCTACAGTACCCAGTCCATTACGGTTATATAGCTAAGGTATCTCAAGGACAGTCTTACGCTCAAGTGTATCCAGCCCCTGCAATCTCATTCTTATTTCCCATGACATTTACGGGGTTTGTGTTGATAGTAGCGTCATTCTTAATAAGGTCTAAGAGAAAGTTTCTGTTAGACTTATCACTAGTTTTAATGGTATTAGTTACCGGCATAGCCCTATACTATAACTCGTCGTTTGTAATATATTCTTTCGTAGTTAATTACTATACATACTCGGGTCTAATAGGATTCTTGGTGGCGGGAGCACTAAGGTTGAGGTCTAGTAATAAGGTGAGGAAAAGTGTATATAAATGA
- a CDS encoding ATP-binding protein yields the protein MICNIPKVTVTTWSSDKIVLAGPTYRQYLNKSLEIISSKDVASIIGQPGMGKTTILRKAEESCKDKMFTFFLDLASKNEIEDEFWSKVDKFKLREIVLPKMDKKKYGYTFFKRIRGIKFEKHLEDLCDKLNDPLIRLYCINYTRDFDGMLKLIGDLKSVTDVVLFIDEVRDSHLPKIHRLINSGLAVPVLMAIPTDAYNKVTDLAIRRRLDESRISLDSALTADDIKEIIEVYCKPLSEELYPIVLSMWNGKELNTVSSILQYVKNEVDKAVNDCGNEELSCVKEKVRNSYTLKDIETDSKTLEKMIREELANLAKEYDITYVHPRGKRVEVKGKNITVGLFFIYGEYAYIGLVKLMNNQEVDSEIQLLPFINVIEHDKKDYKVAKRFVITNGKISLEGIDSVELSTLEVVRMIRGDTVILEEKVRGLLKNILLSQNVTNSEVVT from the coding sequence ATGATATGTAATATACCTAAAGTAACTGTAACTACTTGGTCTTCCGATAAGATAGTATTAGCAGGCCCTACTTATAGGCAGTACTTAAATAAATCGTTGGAGATAATAAGCTCTAAGGACGTTGCGTCGATCATTGGACAACCTGGGATGGGAAAAACTACGATACTTAGGAAGGCTGAAGAGTCGTGTAAAGACAAGATGTTCACATTCTTCCTTGATCTAGCCAGCAAAAACGAGATAGAAGACGAGTTCTGGAGTAAAGTAGACAAGTTTAAGCTTAGAGAGATAGTACTCCCTAAAATGGATAAGAAGAAGTACGGTTACACATTCTTTAAGAGGATTAGAGGCATAAAGTTTGAGAAGCATTTAGAAGATCTTTGCGACAAACTGAATGACCCCTTGATCAGGTTATATTGCATAAATTACACGAGAGATTTCGACGGTATGCTTAAACTTATAGGGGATCTAAAGTCAGTAACTGACGTGGTATTATTTATAGATGAAGTTAGAGACTCACACTTACCTAAAATTCATAGGCTTATAAACTCAGGTCTAGCTGTACCGGTCTTAATGGCTATACCTACAGATGCTTATAACAAGGTCACAGACCTAGCTATAAGGAGAAGACTTGACGAGAGTAGGATAAGCCTTGATAGTGCATTAACTGCGGATGATATAAAGGAAATCATCGAGGTTTACTGCAAACCACTAAGTGAAGAATTATATCCAATAGTCCTATCCATGTGGAACGGTAAAGAACTCAATACCGTCAGTTCGATCCTACAATATGTCAAAAATGAAGTTGACAAAGCAGTAAATGATTGTGGGAATGAGGAGTTAAGTTGTGTAAAGGAGAAAGTTAGGAACTCCTATACTCTTAAAGATATAGAAACAGATTCAAAAACTTTAGAGAAAATGATAAGAGAGGAATTAGCAAACTTAGCTAAGGAATACGATATAACATATGTTCACCCTAGAGGTAAGAGAGTGGAAGTGAAAGGGAAAAATATCACGGTAGGTCTATTCTTCATTTATGGTGAATACGCTTATATAGGATTAGTGAAGTTAATGAATAATCAAGAAGTTGACTCGGAGATCCAATTGTTACCTTTCATCAACGTTATAGAGCATGATAAAAAGGATTATAAAGTCGCTAAGAGATTCGTTATAACCAATGGAAAAATATCGTTAGAAGGTATAGACAGCGTAGAATTATCAACGTTAGAAGTTGTGAGAATGATCCGTGGGGATACTGTTATCTTAGAGGAGAAAGTAAGGGGATTATTAAAAAATATTTTACTATCACAAAATGTAACCAACTCTGAAGTTGTGACATAA
- a CDS encoding carbonic anhydrase translates to MKRVIISCMDYRLTDEILKRADKDTLIFRNAGANVKEFLQRLKEIKPDEILYLPRTDCAAMRIVFNVIRKGENISKNVKEKLVDVFSGQKFETLDELEQLNAKINEEMLKKEVTKNVKTELIDVKKIQWPQQKTEVYFYSITARPTDKIGAYILQSTSIDDVKADLEIAKDKLGFKEIYDCSSGDCKRI, encoded by the coding sequence ATGAAAAGAGTTATCATCTCATGTATGGACTACAGACTCACTGATGAAATATTGAAAAGGGCAGACAAGGACACGTTAATTTTCAGGAATGCTGGTGCAAATGTAAAGGAGTTCTTACAAAGGCTTAAGGAGATAAAGCCGGACGAGATTTTATACCTTCCCCGCACGGATTGTGCTGCGATGAGGATCGTCTTCAACGTCATAAGGAAGGGCGAAAATATAAGCAAAAACGTTAAGGAAAAGTTAGTGGATGTTTTCTCAGGGCAGAAGTTCGAGACTTTAGATGAGTTAGAACAATTAAACGCAAAAATAAACGAAGAGATGTTAAAAAAGGAAGTGACTAAAAATGTAAAGACAGAGTTAATTGACGTAAAGAAGATACAGTGGCCACAGCAAAAGACGGAAGTATACTTCTACTCTATTACGGCAAGGCCCACTGATAAAATCGGTGCGTATATCCTGCAATCAACTTCAATAGACGACGTAAAGGCTGATCTAGAAATAGCTAAAGATAAATTAGGTTTTAAAGAAATTTATGACTGCTCAAGCGGTGATTGTAAGAGGATCTAA
- a CDS encoding class II glutamine amidotransferase, with the protein MLAYKGKSKEELKNYVSCLVKAAEKDPITGDVHGDGWGIVVYSDSGTLIHYRSSLPIFSDNKLWKILDILEGQVWAIIHARLASQKELVDSKFSHPYIESTPHELLYFAHNGSVDKFSLGKYLGIDTQFMVDSELIGKFLVREGLSKESIDKLKEFTKSALNLFILRIPREKGTPQLLYVNFYNEDYVKKKGIHNEYYKLYRRENVVFSSSLSYFCESGDEVVFGSLGEL; encoded by the coding sequence ATGCTTGCATACAAAGGAAAAAGCAAGGAGGAGTTGAAAAATTATGTCTCTTGTCTTGTAAAGGCAGCAGAAAAGGATCCTATTACTGGCGATGTTCATGGCGATGGGTGGGGTATAGTCGTGTATAGTGACAGCGGAACCTTAATTCACTACAGAAGTAGTTTGCCGATCTTTTCTGATAATAAATTGTGGAAAATATTAGATATTTTAGAAGGTCAGGTTTGGGCGATCATACACGCTAGGTTAGCTTCTCAGAAAGAATTAGTCGACTCGAAGTTCTCTCACCCTTACATAGAGTCTACCCCACATGAGCTACTCTATTTTGCTCACAATGGTAGTGTTGATAAGTTTTCTTTAGGGAAATATTTGGGAATAGACACCCAGTTTATGGTGGACTCTGAACTCATAGGAAAATTTCTCGTCAGGGAAGGATTAAGTAAAGAGTCTATAGATAAATTAAAGGAGTTTACTAAGAGTGCACTAAACTTATTCATCCTGAGGATTCCTAGGGAGAAAGGAACACCACAACTCCTCTACGTCAATTTTTACAACGAAGATTACGTGAAAAAGAAAGGTATACATAATGAGTATTATAAACTCTACCGAAGAGAGAACGTAGTGTTTTCTTCTTCCTTATCTTATTTCTGCGAAAGTGGAGACGAAGTGGTGTTCGGTTCATTAGGGGAACTATAG
- a CDS encoding APC family permease, which produces MPLRKELGLIELVVIGIAGAVGTGVLFSSAGMAAAAGPGVVLGWILGSIFYFFVSFTYVELSLTYPEAGGPSRYALYSHGRVTNFINAMADLIWYLFIPPIEALAVVEGLDFFYPSLINQQTGVPTLQGVMLGVILLLLFVPFNYFGVKFFGRSTLAFGIIKLIMYVAVAIGVVFVSFNVSNFTSYGFLPFGIAGVFSAVPLAMFAFGGIRVLPDYAEETKNPDKLKEGIILTVLGQSLIYVLFAVAFVGAINWSGLGIKEGDWSALSSLPGNPFIDIASSYHANTLLLLTVIIGIIGPFVTGYIYLGAGTRVLFAMGRSGYVPKVMEDLHQKYAIPSWALLVFAIVGAIVTYISSPLPTIYGLITDSVIAGYLGFSVNPVAMMVLRKQGISRKIIPGGSIIAAIAFASASLIVFWSGWPQVPYAVLLLTIGSVIFGVIYKIKENFTNSLWYIFYIAFLTVMSYIGSDGALNLINFYLASAIVAIVSVALFFPLGIISSMKEVRTKQN; this is translated from the coding sequence ATGCCATTACGTAAAGAATTAGGCTTAATTGAACTTGTAGTTATAGGTATCGCTGGAGCAGTAGGGACTGGAGTCCTCTTTAGTTCAGCAGGTATGGCTGCAGCAGCAGGACCGGGTGTAGTGTTGGGATGGATATTGGGATCGATCTTCTACTTCTTTGTAAGCTTCACTTACGTTGAGTTATCCTTAACTTATCCTGAAGCTGGAGGCCCTTCAAGATATGCTTTGTATAGCCACGGAAGAGTAACAAATTTCATAAACGCCATGGCTGACTTGATCTGGTACCTTTTCATACCACCCATCGAGGCCTTAGCCGTAGTAGAAGGTTTAGATTTCTTTTACCCTAGTTTGATCAACCAACAAACTGGTGTACCTACATTACAAGGAGTTATGTTAGGAGTTATCCTACTCTTATTATTCGTTCCATTTAATTATTTCGGTGTAAAATTTTTTGGAAGGTCAACTTTAGCTTTCGGTATTATTAAACTTATCATGTACGTTGCTGTAGCTATAGGAGTTGTATTCGTATCGTTTAACGTTAGCAACTTCACTTCTTACGGTTTCTTACCTTTCGGAATAGCAGGAGTTTTTTCAGCAGTCCCCCTTGCAATGTTCGCGTTCGGAGGGATAAGAGTTTTACCGGATTATGCTGAAGAGACTAAAAACCCAGATAAGCTTAAAGAGGGGATAATCTTGACGGTATTAGGACAATCCCTAATTTATGTACTGTTCGCAGTTGCATTTGTAGGAGCGATTAACTGGAGCGGACTGGGAATTAAAGAGGGAGATTGGTCCGCTTTGTCGTCTCTTCCCGGAAATCCCTTTATAGATATTGCTTCATCATATCACGCCAATACGTTATTACTGCTTACGGTTATAATAGGGATTATAGGACCTTTTGTTACAGGCTATATATACTTGGGAGCGGGTACCAGAGTGTTATTTGCTATGGGGAGGTCAGGATACGTCCCGAAAGTGATGGAAGATTTGCATCAAAAGTACGCAATACCCTCTTGGGCCTTATTAGTCTTTGCGATAGTAGGAGCAATAGTAACGTACATTTCTTCACCCTTACCAACCATTTACGGCTTAATTACTGATTCAGTAATAGCCGGTTACCTCGGTTTTTCAGTTAATCCAGTAGCCATGATGGTATTGAGGAAGCAAGGCATATCTAGGAAAATCATTCCGGGAGGTAGCATTATTGCTGCAATAGCTTTTGCTTCAGCTTCACTAATTGTCTTCTGGTCGGGTTGGCCTCAAGTCCCTTATGCAGTCTTACTACTTACTATAGGCTCAGTAATATTTGGAGTTATTTACAAGATAAAGGAGAACTTCACTAACTCTTTATGGTATATATTTTATATAGCGTTCCTTACAGTAATGTCTTATATAGGATCTGATGGTGCATTAAACCTTATCAATTTCTATTTAGCGTCAGCTATAGTAGCAATAGTTTCAGTAGCACTATTCTTCCCCTTGGGAATTATTTCCAGTATGAAAGAGGTGAGGACTAAACAGAATTAA
- a CDS encoding cation diffusion facilitator family transporter — protein MRKTELGFWSIFILTLITAFVGRSVTLGTEAIHALLDALVVSISAYIIKVVNKRDGMYTYGLHRLEVLSALLNIFTVIIGATLGAVFAVIFLLNRVTDNPYILLLSSLVSLFISLLIVKSGEDEDKNTGILFHAFEDSLVYLIGAVTGLAIVFTKYYFLDPIAAILTIPVILFFSVNVLKNSYYVFMERSPVNVNEVKRDLNQIFKEIDDIHVWNLCNHIRIATLHVRESPDITLSELDKKREMAEDILKKKFDITHVTIQFESDILHEHEF, from the coding sequence GTGAGAAAAACAGAACTAGGGTTTTGGTCAATATTTATACTAACCCTTATTACAGCTTTTGTAGGTAGGAGCGTTACTTTAGGAACAGAAGCAATACATGCACTACTTGATGCCCTAGTAGTCTCGATTTCTGCATATATCATTAAAGTAGTCAATAAGAGGGATGGAATGTATACTTACGGTCTTCACAGATTAGAAGTACTGAGTGCTTTACTTAATATTTTTACCGTAATAATTGGTGCAACTCTAGGAGCCGTTTTTGCTGTTATATTCCTTCTTAATCGAGTCACTGATAACCCTTACATTCTTTTACTCTCCTCATTAGTGTCCCTTTTTATTTCATTACTAATAGTAAAAAGCGGAGAAGATGAGGACAAAAATACCGGAATTTTATTTCATGCTTTTGAAGATAGTTTAGTATACTTGATAGGTGCTGTAACGGGACTAGCAATAGTATTTACAAAATATTACTTCCTAGACCCAATTGCCGCAATTTTAACGATTCCTGTAATCCTATTTTTCTCTGTTAACGTTTTAAAGAATTCTTATTATGTCTTTATGGAACGCTCTCCGGTTAATGTTAATGAAGTGAAAAGAGATCTGAATCAAATTTTTAAGGAAATAGACGATATACACGTCTGGAACTTATGTAATCACATTAGGATCGCTACGCTACACGTAAGGGAAAGTCCTGATATTACATTGAGCGAGTTGGATAAGAAAAGAGAGATGGCAGAGGATATATTGAAAAAGAAATTCGATATTACGCATGTAACTATACAGTTTGAGAGTGATATTCTCCACGAACACGAGTTTTGA
- a CDS encoding energy-coupling factor transporter transmembrane component T family protein, whose product MVPWNFLYENPLTQNVISWFLFFYGVALPVVIIIGAIGLKGFIELTRFEKGSTFLYKLNPVTKLVFGVVVMAVASTTIWWIGALLTLAILPLYLTLNNGLKKFLYVVLLVFSTIIGSTWAIAPYTPTSVLELVFPNPSSYETLWVWPSYFTYMGYEPVLTLQAVIYGLQTSFRVTATLVSALLLILTTTTSDIFRMFTKMKIPLPITFSIMVGVRTVPKIFEVLDTSVKMQLLRGLSYNKPKVLRVFYYLYAGIMAIVPAIVYLFRGAKTLAISADTRGFRAYPGRTSLVNLSFTNLDYIMFAVIVLLIIVDIVANLTGFGRTIPYEGL is encoded by the coding sequence ATGGTTCCATGGAATTTTCTTTATGAAAATCCGCTAACTCAAAACGTGATAAGTTGGTTTTTGTTCTTTTATGGTGTAGCGCTACCTGTAGTAATAATAATTGGTGCTATAGGTCTTAAGGGTTTTATAGAGCTAACCAGGTTTGAGAAAGGAAGCACGTTCCTTTATAAGTTGAATCCGGTTACAAAGTTGGTTTTCGGAGTTGTGGTTATGGCCGTTGCTTCAACTACAATATGGTGGATAGGTGCGCTGTTAACTCTAGCTATACTTCCCCTTTATCTAACTCTTAACAACGGTCTTAAGAAGTTCCTTTATGTAGTACTCTTAGTGTTCTCTACAATTATAGGCTCTACATGGGCGATAGCTCCTTACACTCCCACTAGCGTTCTCGAGTTGGTATTTCCTAATCCTTCATCTTACGAGACCTTATGGGTTTGGCCTAGTTATTTCACTTACATGGGTTACGAGCCCGTACTCACCTTGCAAGCGGTGATTTACGGTCTTCAGACATCCTTTAGGGTTACGGCAACATTAGTCTCAGCACTTCTTCTAATTCTCACAACTACAACTTCTGACATCTTTAGGATGTTCACTAAGATGAAGATTCCTCTTCCCATTACATTCTCCATTATGGTAGGTGTTAGAACCGTGCCTAAGATCTTTGAAGTTTTAGATACTTCCGTAAAAATGCAATTACTTAGAGGGTTAAGTTATAATAAGCCTAAGGTTTTGAGGGTCTTTTATTACCTTTATGCTGGAATTATGGCTATAGTCCCGGCAATAGTGTACTTATTTAGGGGAGCAAAAACATTAGCTATTTCAGCAGATACTAGAGGTTTTAGGGCTTATCCAGGCAGGACGTCATTAGTTAATCTATCTTTCACTAATCTGGATTATATTATGTTTGCGGTGATAGTGTTATTAATCATCGTTGATATTGTTGCAAATTTAACCGGTTTCGGTAGGACGATCCCTTACGAAGGACTGTAA